Proteins found in one Epinephelus fuscoguttatus linkage group LG4, E.fuscoguttatus.final_Chr_v1 genomic segment:
- the myrf gene encoding myelin regulatory factor isoform X8 produces MDVVDETEALQRFFEGHDIISSLEPANIDTSILEEYISKEDDSTDICFSEVHSTPGPNYSSPQAGASSSGGLVCGVSPPIPLRQGAPPPGPPNCQNAYPPGPSLGLRHNYLCLGQQQQQQQQQQQQHQHQHQQQQQQQQQQQQQQQQAHVKPEHRGHYAPGTLPESPPDSSSEPYSPQQVNDPHMIRTMTPENMCHMTPTPPLPPHGHYPSMHRDMYLKPEPMISQYPIGPATSGSGDMQQTQMLHQLLQHPQGQDGIPVHQAKKRKHSDSPNSTLNSQILTGIIKQEPGLMQDADNAYLDPNYQCIKWQPHQQNKWTPLYDANCKELPMPTYRVDADKGFNFSLADDAFVCQKKNHFQVTVYIGMLGEPKYIKTSEGLQPIDCFYLKLNGVKVEAMNQSISVEQSQSDRSKRPFKPVLVTLPSEQVTKVTVGRLHFSETTANNMRKKGKPNPDQRYFMLVVALHAQSHSQSYTVAAQASERIIVRVTSGHASNPGQFESDNEVLWQRGQLPDSVYHHGRVGINTDRPDEALVVHGNLKVMGSLVHPSDIRAKENVQEVDTTDNLKRISQMRLVHYQYKPEFAATVGIENTAETGVIAQEVQQILPEAVKEGGDVVCANGETIPNLLVVNKERIFMENVGAVKELCKLTDNLETRIDELERWSRKLAKLRRLDSMKSTVSGGTVSQSGSYFSRTGSGPLKKKTVKPGSKNLLPDQGCISQRFMQGTILALVIVMAFSVISMSVLYVLTLHHRGDVTEKDGSRAALGSSRKSPYTPLSTTPAPACCSTSAINNQSATVLTLSNNQSTPDLGGPVPTPGYINQKAKSRSMDKEGRSRNRLSHTSAPLYFAKSKKPAPTDLGGVGAANRLPPGQPPQPRRQRSLHTKGGRSAPSLTSLHIVETNQEITARSCATPESCSYTVSLHGNRNSSLSQITLHMTSTISVWVRQCGATKGRLCPNHTETELYGGQSTSTKGTHHLWSVPVLSFQDITYHFRVSLSSEVSCATEGEASSYSDYHFLIQSSCV; encoded by the exons ATGGACGTGGTAGATGAAACAGAAGCGTTACAGAGATTTTTTGAAG GTCATGATATTATCAGTTCTCTGGAGCCAGCCAACATCGACACCAGTATCCTGGAAGAGTACATCAGCAAGGAGGACGATAGCACTGACAT CTGTTTCTCAGAGGTCCACAGTACCCCAGGACCAAATTACTCATCTCCCCAGGCGGGAGCGTCCTCCTCTGGGGGGTTGGTGTGTGGTGTGAGCCCCCCTATCCCACTGCGCCAAGGAGCCCCTCCGCCTGGGCCTCCTAACTGTCAGAACGCCTACCCCCCAGGTCCATCCCTGGGCCTCCGACACAACTACCTCTGCctgggacagcagcagcagcagcagcagcagcagcagcagcaacaccaacaccaacaccagcagcagcagcagcagcagcagcagcagcagcagcagcaacagcaggctCACGTCAAGCCCGAGCACAGGGGCCACTACGCTCCAGG GACACTACCTGAGTCCCCCCCAGACTCCAGCTCAGAGCCATACTCTCCTCAGCAGGTGAATG ATCCTCATATGATTAGGACCATGACACCAGAGAACATGTGTCACATGACTCCaacaccacccctcccaccacatgggcactatcccagcatgcaccgGGACATGTACCTGAAGCCTGAACCCATGATATCCCAGTATCCCATTGGTCCAGCCACAAGCGGAAGTGGAGACATGCAGCAGACTCAGATGCTCCATCAGCTACTGCAGCATCCTCAGGGGCAGGA CGGGATTCCTGTTCACCAGGCCAAGAAGAGGAAGCACTCTGACTCTCCCAACAGCACCCTCAATTCCCAAATCCTCACAGGTATCATCAAACAAGAACCAG gtttaatgCAGGATGCAGACAACGCCTACCTGGACCCAAACTATCAGTGCATTAAGTGGCAGCCTCACCAGCAGAACAAGTGGACACCACTGTATGACGCAAACTGCAAAGAGCT TCCAATGCCAACCTACCGTGTCGATGCTGACAAGGGCTTCAACTTCTCCTTGGCTGATGATGCCTTTGTCTGCCAGAAGAAGAATCATTTCCAGGTCACAGTATACATAGGCATGCTGGGAGAACCCAAGTACATCAAGACAAGTGAGGGTCTGCAGCCCATCGACTGCTTCTATCTCAAACTCAACGGAGTAAAG GTGGAGGCCATGAATCAGTCCATCAGTGTGGAGCAGTCACAGTCTGACCGCAGCAAGAGACCCTTTAAGCCAGTGCT GGTCACCCTGCCCTCAGAGCAGGTCACAAAGGTCACAGTGGGGCGGCTCCACTTCAGCGAGACCACAGCAAATAACATGAGGAAGAAGGGCAAACCAAACCCTGACCAGAG GTATTTCATGCTGGTGGTGGCCTTGCACGCTCAGTCCCACAGTCAGAGCTACACTGTGGCTGCCCAAGCGTCTGAGAGGATCATCGTCAGGGTAACGTCTGGCCAT GCATCCAACCCAGGCCAGTTTGAAAGTGACAATGAGGTGCTGTGGCAGCGTGGCCAACTGCCGGACTCAGTCTACCACCACGGGAGAGTCGGCATCAACACCGACCGGCCAGACGAGGCTCTTGTTGTCCATGGCAATTTGAAGGTCATGGGCTCCCTGGTTCATCCGTCTGACATCAGGGCCAAAGAAAATGTCCAGGAG gtCGACACCACAGACAATTTGAAACGGATTTCTCAGATGAGGCTGGTCCATTATCAGTACAAGCCTGAGTTTGCTGCCACCGTGGGCATAGAGAACACTGCAGAGACTG GTGTCATCGCTCAAGAGGTTCAGCAGATCCTGCCTGAAGCAGTGAAGGAGGGGGGTGATGTGGTGTGTGCCAACGGAGAAACTATCCCCAACCTGTTAGTGGTCAACAAg GAGCGTATCTTCATGGAAAACGTGGGAGCGGTGAAGGAGCTGTGTAAGCTGACAGACAACCTGGAGACCCGTATAGACGAACTTGAGCGCTGGAGCCGCAAACTGGCCAAGCTGCGACGCCTTGACAGCATGAAGAGCACCGTGAGTGGAGGCACTGTCAG CCAATCAGGGAGTTATTTCAGCAGAACAGGAAGTGGCCCACTCAAGAAGAAGACAGTCAAACCTGGGAGCAAG AATTTGCTTCCAGATCAAGGCTGCATCAGCCAGAGGTTCATGCAGGGAACCATCCTGGCACTGGTCATTGTCATGGCCTTCAG TGTCATTTCCATGTCCGTCCTTTATGTGTTGACTCTTCACCATAGAGGAGACGTCACAGAGAAAGATGG GTCCAGAGCTGCACTGGGATCCTCACGCAAGAGTCCATACACTCCTCTGTCCACCACCCCTGCACCAG CTTGCTGTTCAACTTCAGCCATAAACAACCAATCAGCTACAGTTTTGACATTGAGTAACAACCAATCCACGCCAG ATTTAGGTGGCCCAGTTCCCACTCCAGGCTATATTAATCAGAAGGCCAAGTCCAGATCAATGGACAAGGAAGGCCGTAGTAGAAACCGCCTGAGTCACACCTCAGCACCTTTGTACTttgccaaatccaaaaagcCGGCACCTACAGACCTGGGTGGAGTGGGAGCTGCCAACCGCCTGCCCCCAGGTCAGCCGCCACAGCCACGCAGACAACGCAGCCTACACACAAAGG GAGGAAGGTCAGCTCCCTCTCTGACTAGTCTACATATCGTGGAGACAAACCAAGAGATTACAGCACGAAGTTGCGCCACACCTGAAAGCTGCAG CTACACAGTATCACTCCATGGAAACAGAAATTCCTCCTTGTCACAAATCACTTTGCACATGAC GTCCACGATCAGCGTGTGGGTTCGACAATGTGGAGCCACCAAGGGACGTTTATGCCCtaaccacacagagacagagctctaTGGTGGACAGAGTACATCAACAAAG GGGACTCATCACCTGTGGTCAGTGCCTGTGCTGTCCTTCCAGGACATCACCTATCACTTCCGTGTTTCCCTGTCT AGTGAAGTCAGCTGTGCCACTGAAGGAGAAGCCTCATCATACTCTGACTACCATTTTCTCATtcaaagcagctgtgtgtga
- the myrf gene encoding myelin regulatory factor isoform X6 produces the protein MDVVDETEALQRFFEGHDIISSLEPANIDTSILEEYISKEDDSTDICFSEVHSTPGPNYSSPQAGASSSGGLVCGVSPPIPLRQGAPPPGPPNCQNAYPPGPSLGLRHNYLCLGQQQQQQQQQQQQHQHQHQQQQQQQQQQQQQQQQAHVKPEHRGHYAPGTLPESPPDSSSEPYSPQQVNDPHMIRTMTPENMCHMTPTPPLPPHGHYPSMHRDMYLKPEPMISQYPIGPATSGSGDMQQTQMLHQLLQHPQGQDGIPVHQAKKRKHSDSPNSTLNSQILTGIIKQEPGLMQDADNAYLDPNYQCIKWQPHQQNKWTPLYDANCKELPMPTYRVDADKGFNFSLADDAFVCQKKNHFQVTVYIGMLGEPKYIKTSEGLQPIDCFYLKLNGVKVRGGETVEAMNQSISVEQSQSDRSKRPFKPVLVTLPSEQVTKVTVGRLHFSETTANNMRKKGKPNPDQRYFMLVVALHAQSHSQSYTVAAQASERIIVRVTSGHASNPGQFESDNEVLWQRGQLPDSVYHHGRVGINTDRPDEALVVHGNLKVMGSLVHPSDIRAKENVQEVDTTDNLKRISQMRLVHYQYKPEFAATVGIENTAETGVIAQEVQQILPEAVKEGGDVVCANGETIPNLLVVNKERIFMENVGAVKELCKLTDNLETRIDELERWSRKLAKLRRLDSMKSTVSGGTVSQSGSYFSRTGSGPLKKKTVKPGSKNLLPDQGCISQRFMQGTILALVIVMAFSVISMSVLYVLTLHHRGDVTEKDGSRAALGSSRKSPYTPLSTTPAPGACCSTSAINNQSATVLTLSNNQSTPDLGGPVPTPGYINQKAKSRSMDKEGRSRNRLSHTSAPLYFAKSKKPAPTDLGGVGAANRLPPGGRSAPSLTSLHIVETNQEITARSCATPESCSYTVSLHGNRNSSLSQITLHMTSTISVWVRQCGATKGRLCPNHTETELYGGQSTSTKGTHHLWSVPVLSFQDITYHFRVSLSSEVSCATEGEASSYSDYHFLIQSSCV, from the exons ATGGACGTGGTAGATGAAACAGAAGCGTTACAGAGATTTTTTGAAG GTCATGATATTATCAGTTCTCTGGAGCCAGCCAACATCGACACCAGTATCCTGGAAGAGTACATCAGCAAGGAGGACGATAGCACTGACAT CTGTTTCTCAGAGGTCCACAGTACCCCAGGACCAAATTACTCATCTCCCCAGGCGGGAGCGTCCTCCTCTGGGGGGTTGGTGTGTGGTGTGAGCCCCCCTATCCCACTGCGCCAAGGAGCCCCTCCGCCTGGGCCTCCTAACTGTCAGAACGCCTACCCCCCAGGTCCATCCCTGGGCCTCCGACACAACTACCTCTGCctgggacagcagcagcagcagcagcagcagcagcagcagcaacaccaacaccaacaccagcagcagcagcagcagcagcagcagcagcagcagcagcaacagcaggctCACGTCAAGCCCGAGCACAGGGGCCACTACGCTCCAGG GACACTACCTGAGTCCCCCCCAGACTCCAGCTCAGAGCCATACTCTCCTCAGCAGGTGAATG ATCCTCATATGATTAGGACCATGACACCAGAGAACATGTGTCACATGACTCCaacaccacccctcccaccacatgggcactatcccagcatgcaccgGGACATGTACCTGAAGCCTGAACCCATGATATCCCAGTATCCCATTGGTCCAGCCACAAGCGGAAGTGGAGACATGCAGCAGACTCAGATGCTCCATCAGCTACTGCAGCATCCTCAGGGGCAGGA CGGGATTCCTGTTCACCAGGCCAAGAAGAGGAAGCACTCTGACTCTCCCAACAGCACCCTCAATTCCCAAATCCTCACAGGTATCATCAAACAAGAACCAG gtttaatgCAGGATGCAGACAACGCCTACCTGGACCCAAACTATCAGTGCATTAAGTGGCAGCCTCACCAGCAGAACAAGTGGACACCACTGTATGACGCAAACTGCAAAGAGCT TCCAATGCCAACCTACCGTGTCGATGCTGACAAGGGCTTCAACTTCTCCTTGGCTGATGATGCCTTTGTCTGCCAGAAGAAGAATCATTTCCAGGTCACAGTATACATAGGCATGCTGGGAGAACCCAAGTACATCAAGACAAGTGAGGGTCTGCAGCCCATCGACTGCTTCTATCTCAAACTCAACGGAGTAAAGGTGCGCGGAGGCGAAACA GTGGAGGCCATGAATCAGTCCATCAGTGTGGAGCAGTCACAGTCTGACCGCAGCAAGAGACCCTTTAAGCCAGTGCT GGTCACCCTGCCCTCAGAGCAGGTCACAAAGGTCACAGTGGGGCGGCTCCACTTCAGCGAGACCACAGCAAATAACATGAGGAAGAAGGGCAAACCAAACCCTGACCAGAG GTATTTCATGCTGGTGGTGGCCTTGCACGCTCAGTCCCACAGTCAGAGCTACACTGTGGCTGCCCAAGCGTCTGAGAGGATCATCGTCAGGGTAACGTCTGGCCAT GCATCCAACCCAGGCCAGTTTGAAAGTGACAATGAGGTGCTGTGGCAGCGTGGCCAACTGCCGGACTCAGTCTACCACCACGGGAGAGTCGGCATCAACACCGACCGGCCAGACGAGGCTCTTGTTGTCCATGGCAATTTGAAGGTCATGGGCTCCCTGGTTCATCCGTCTGACATCAGGGCCAAAGAAAATGTCCAGGAG gtCGACACCACAGACAATTTGAAACGGATTTCTCAGATGAGGCTGGTCCATTATCAGTACAAGCCTGAGTTTGCTGCCACCGTGGGCATAGAGAACACTGCAGAGACTG GTGTCATCGCTCAAGAGGTTCAGCAGATCCTGCCTGAAGCAGTGAAGGAGGGGGGTGATGTGGTGTGTGCCAACGGAGAAACTATCCCCAACCTGTTAGTGGTCAACAAg GAGCGTATCTTCATGGAAAACGTGGGAGCGGTGAAGGAGCTGTGTAAGCTGACAGACAACCTGGAGACCCGTATAGACGAACTTGAGCGCTGGAGCCGCAAACTGGCCAAGCTGCGACGCCTTGACAGCATGAAGAGCACCGTGAGTGGAGGCACTGTCAG CCAATCAGGGAGTTATTTCAGCAGAACAGGAAGTGGCCCACTCAAGAAGAAGACAGTCAAACCTGGGAGCAAG AATTTGCTTCCAGATCAAGGCTGCATCAGCCAGAGGTTCATGCAGGGAACCATCCTGGCACTGGTCATTGTCATGGCCTTCAG TGTCATTTCCATGTCCGTCCTTTATGTGTTGACTCTTCACCATAGAGGAGACGTCACAGAGAAAGATGG GTCCAGAGCTGCACTGGGATCCTCACGCAAGAGTCCATACACTCCTCTGTCCACCACCCCTGCACCAGG AGCTTGCTGTTCAACTTCAGCCATAAACAACCAATCAGCTACAGTTTTGACATTGAGTAACAACCAATCCACGCCAG ATTTAGGTGGCCCAGTTCCCACTCCAGGCTATATTAATCAGAAGGCCAAGTCCAGATCAATGGACAAGGAAGGCCGTAGTAGAAACCGCCTGAGTCACACCTCAGCACCTTTGTACTttgccaaatccaaaaagcCGGCACCTACAGACCTGGGTGGAGTGGGAGCTGCCAACCGCCTGCCCCCAG GAGGAAGGTCAGCTCCCTCTCTGACTAGTCTACATATCGTGGAGACAAACCAAGAGATTACAGCACGAAGTTGCGCCACACCTGAAAGCTGCAG CTACACAGTATCACTCCATGGAAACAGAAATTCCTCCTTGTCACAAATCACTTTGCACATGAC GTCCACGATCAGCGTGTGGGTTCGACAATGTGGAGCCACCAAGGGACGTTTATGCCCtaaccacacagagacagagctctaTGGTGGACAGAGTACATCAACAAAG GGGACTCATCACCTGTGGTCAGTGCCTGTGCTGTCCTTCCAGGACATCACCTATCACTTCCGTGTTTCCCTGTCT AGTGAAGTCAGCTGTGCCACTGAAGGAGAAGCCTCATCATACTCTGACTACCATTTTCTCATtcaaagcagctgtgtgtga
- the myrf gene encoding myelin regulatory factor isoform X3, with product MDVVDETEALQRFFEGHDIISSLEPANIDTSILEEYISKEDDSTDICFSEVHSTPGPNYSSPQAGASSSGGLVCGVSPPIPLRQGAPPPGPPNCQNAYPPGPSLGLRHNYLCLGQQQQQQQQQQQQHQHQHQQQQQQQQQQQQQQQQAHVKPEHRGHYAPGTLPESPPDSSSEPYSPQQVNDPHMIRTMTPENMCHMTPTPPLPPHGHYPSMHRDMYLKPEPMISQYPIGPATSGSGDMQQTQMLHQLLQHPQGQDGIPVHQAKKRKHSDSPNSTLNSQILTGLMQDADNAYLDPNYQCIKWQPHQQNKWTPLYDANCKELPMPTYRVDADKGFNFSLADDAFVCQKKNHFQVTVYIGMLGEPKYIKTSEGLQPIDCFYLKLNGVKVRGGETVEAMNQSISVEQSQSDRSKRPFKPVLVTLPSEQVTKVTVGRLHFSETTANNMRKKGKPNPDQRYFMLVVALHAQSHSQSYTVAAQASERIIVRVTSGHASNPGQFESDNEVLWQRGQLPDSVYHHGRVGINTDRPDEALVVHGNLKVMGSLVHPSDIRAKENVQEVDTTDNLKRISQMRLVHYQYKPEFAATVGIENTAETGVIAQEVQQILPEAVKEGGDVVCANGETIPNLLVVNKERIFMENVGAVKELCKLTDNLETRIDELERWSRKLAKLRRLDSMKSTVSGGTVSQSGSYFSRTGSGPLKKKTVKPGSKNLLPDQGCISQRFMQGTILALVIVMAFSVISMSVLYVLTLHHRGDVTEKDGSRAALGSSRKSPYTPLSTTPAPGACCSTSAINNQSATVLTLSNNQSTPDLGGPVPTPGYINQKAKSRSMDKEGRSRNRLSHTSAPLYFAKSKKPAPTDLGGVGAANRLPPGQPPQPRRQRSLHTKGGRSAPSLTSLHIVETNQEITARSCATPESCSYTVSLHGNRNSSLSQITLHMTSTISVWVRQCGATKGRLCPNHTETELYGGQSTSTKGTHHLWSVPVLSFQDITYHFRVSLSSEVSCATEGEASSYSDYHFLIQSSCV from the exons ATGGACGTGGTAGATGAAACAGAAGCGTTACAGAGATTTTTTGAAG GTCATGATATTATCAGTTCTCTGGAGCCAGCCAACATCGACACCAGTATCCTGGAAGAGTACATCAGCAAGGAGGACGATAGCACTGACAT CTGTTTCTCAGAGGTCCACAGTACCCCAGGACCAAATTACTCATCTCCCCAGGCGGGAGCGTCCTCCTCTGGGGGGTTGGTGTGTGGTGTGAGCCCCCCTATCCCACTGCGCCAAGGAGCCCCTCCGCCTGGGCCTCCTAACTGTCAGAACGCCTACCCCCCAGGTCCATCCCTGGGCCTCCGACACAACTACCTCTGCctgggacagcagcagcagcagcagcagcagcagcagcagcaacaccaacaccaacaccagcagcagcagcagcagcagcagcagcagcagcagcagcaacagcaggctCACGTCAAGCCCGAGCACAGGGGCCACTACGCTCCAGG GACACTACCTGAGTCCCCCCCAGACTCCAGCTCAGAGCCATACTCTCCTCAGCAGGTGAATG ATCCTCATATGATTAGGACCATGACACCAGAGAACATGTGTCACATGACTCCaacaccacccctcccaccacatgggcactatcccagcatgcaccgGGACATGTACCTGAAGCCTGAACCCATGATATCCCAGTATCCCATTGGTCCAGCCACAAGCGGAAGTGGAGACATGCAGCAGACTCAGATGCTCCATCAGCTACTGCAGCATCCTCAGGGGCAGGA CGGGATTCCTGTTCACCAGGCCAAGAAGAGGAAGCACTCTGACTCTCCCAACAGCACCCTCAATTCCCAAATCCTCACAG gtttaatgCAGGATGCAGACAACGCCTACCTGGACCCAAACTATCAGTGCATTAAGTGGCAGCCTCACCAGCAGAACAAGTGGACACCACTGTATGACGCAAACTGCAAAGAGCT TCCAATGCCAACCTACCGTGTCGATGCTGACAAGGGCTTCAACTTCTCCTTGGCTGATGATGCCTTTGTCTGCCAGAAGAAGAATCATTTCCAGGTCACAGTATACATAGGCATGCTGGGAGAACCCAAGTACATCAAGACAAGTGAGGGTCTGCAGCCCATCGACTGCTTCTATCTCAAACTCAACGGAGTAAAGGTGCGCGGAGGCGAAACA GTGGAGGCCATGAATCAGTCCATCAGTGTGGAGCAGTCACAGTCTGACCGCAGCAAGAGACCCTTTAAGCCAGTGCT GGTCACCCTGCCCTCAGAGCAGGTCACAAAGGTCACAGTGGGGCGGCTCCACTTCAGCGAGACCACAGCAAATAACATGAGGAAGAAGGGCAAACCAAACCCTGACCAGAG GTATTTCATGCTGGTGGTGGCCTTGCACGCTCAGTCCCACAGTCAGAGCTACACTGTGGCTGCCCAAGCGTCTGAGAGGATCATCGTCAGGGTAACGTCTGGCCAT GCATCCAACCCAGGCCAGTTTGAAAGTGACAATGAGGTGCTGTGGCAGCGTGGCCAACTGCCGGACTCAGTCTACCACCACGGGAGAGTCGGCATCAACACCGACCGGCCAGACGAGGCTCTTGTTGTCCATGGCAATTTGAAGGTCATGGGCTCCCTGGTTCATCCGTCTGACATCAGGGCCAAAGAAAATGTCCAGGAG gtCGACACCACAGACAATTTGAAACGGATTTCTCAGATGAGGCTGGTCCATTATCAGTACAAGCCTGAGTTTGCTGCCACCGTGGGCATAGAGAACACTGCAGAGACTG GTGTCATCGCTCAAGAGGTTCAGCAGATCCTGCCTGAAGCAGTGAAGGAGGGGGGTGATGTGGTGTGTGCCAACGGAGAAACTATCCCCAACCTGTTAGTGGTCAACAAg GAGCGTATCTTCATGGAAAACGTGGGAGCGGTGAAGGAGCTGTGTAAGCTGACAGACAACCTGGAGACCCGTATAGACGAACTTGAGCGCTGGAGCCGCAAACTGGCCAAGCTGCGACGCCTTGACAGCATGAAGAGCACCGTGAGTGGAGGCACTGTCAG CCAATCAGGGAGTTATTTCAGCAGAACAGGAAGTGGCCCACTCAAGAAGAAGACAGTCAAACCTGGGAGCAAG AATTTGCTTCCAGATCAAGGCTGCATCAGCCAGAGGTTCATGCAGGGAACCATCCTGGCACTGGTCATTGTCATGGCCTTCAG TGTCATTTCCATGTCCGTCCTTTATGTGTTGACTCTTCACCATAGAGGAGACGTCACAGAGAAAGATGG GTCCAGAGCTGCACTGGGATCCTCACGCAAGAGTCCATACACTCCTCTGTCCACCACCCCTGCACCAGG AGCTTGCTGTTCAACTTCAGCCATAAACAACCAATCAGCTACAGTTTTGACATTGAGTAACAACCAATCCACGCCAG ATTTAGGTGGCCCAGTTCCCACTCCAGGCTATATTAATCAGAAGGCCAAGTCCAGATCAATGGACAAGGAAGGCCGTAGTAGAAACCGCCTGAGTCACACCTCAGCACCTTTGTACTttgccaaatccaaaaagcCGGCACCTACAGACCTGGGTGGAGTGGGAGCTGCCAACCGCCTGCCCCCAGGTCAGCCGCCACAGCCACGCAGACAACGCAGCCTACACACAAAGG GAGGAAGGTCAGCTCCCTCTCTGACTAGTCTACATATCGTGGAGACAAACCAAGAGATTACAGCACGAAGTTGCGCCACACCTGAAAGCTGCAG CTACACAGTATCACTCCATGGAAACAGAAATTCCTCCTTGTCACAAATCACTTTGCACATGAC GTCCACGATCAGCGTGTGGGTTCGACAATGTGGAGCCACCAAGGGACGTTTATGCCCtaaccacacagagacagagctctaTGGTGGACAGAGTACATCAACAAAG GGGACTCATCACCTGTGGTCAGTGCCTGTGCTGTCCTTCCAGGACATCACCTATCACTTCCGTGTTTCCCTGTCT AGTGAAGTCAGCTGTGCCACTGAAGGAGAAGCCTCATCATACTCTGACTACCATTTTCTCATtcaaagcagctgtgtgtga